In Panthera leo isolate Ple1 chromosome F3, P.leo_Ple1_pat1.1, whole genome shotgun sequence, one genomic interval encodes:
- the PIGR gene encoding polymeric immunoglobulin receptor, which yields MKLLFLTCLLAVFPVVSMKSPIFGPQEVSSVEGGSASITCYYPATSVNRHTRKYWCRQGAKGRCTTLISSEGYISKDYEGRAKLTNFPENSTFVVNIGHLTQNDSGRYKCGLGISSRGLNFDVSLEVGQGPGVGDDTEVYIADLGGTVTINCPFKSENSEKRKSVCKKTGQLCVLVTDSSGYVNPNYSNRTDIDIDGTSQVTFSFIIKRIQLSDAGIYVCQAGDDSSNDKHNVDLQVLKPEPELLYGDLRGSVTFDCALGSEVADVSKFLCRMSKGEDCDVVINTLGKKSKDFEGRILLTPRSQGFFSVHITGLRKEDAGYYLCGAHSDGQPHEGSPTQIWQLFVNEETTMPQSPSVVKGVVGGSVAVLCPYNPKETDSLKYWCRWEDTQNGRCQQLVESEGLVNEQYEGRLALYKEPGNGTYTVLLNQLTNEDAGFYWCLTSGDTRWRSTVELKIVEGEPSLKAPKNVTAWVGETFKLPCHFPCKYYSYEKYWCKWSNKGCKTLPTQDDGPSQAFVNCDQKSQIISLTLSPVAKEDEGWYWCGVKEGHRYGETMAVYVAVEERVRGSQDVSQVRAAPGEEVESSVRKTENKVIQDPRLSVEDRPVKDTGDLAGESRASVDTDSSAGQGRSSKVLVSTLVPLGLVLALGAVVVGVLRARHRKNVDRISVRSYRTDISMSDFENSREFGANDNMGASQVTQETSLGGKDEFSATTGNTMETEEPKKPKRSSKEEADMAYTAFLLQTNNMAADIQGAPSEA from the exons ATGAAGCTCCTCTTCCTCACCTGCCTGCTGGCGGTTTTCCCAG TGGTCTCTATGAAGAGTCCCATATTTGGTCCCCAGGAGGTGAGCAGTGTGGAAGGTGGCTCAGCATCCATCACATGCTACTATCCGGCCACCTCTGTCAATCGGCATACCCGGAAGTACTGGTGCCGGCAGGGAGCCAAGGGCCGCTGCACAACCCTCATCTCTTCGGAGGGCTACATCTCCAAGGATTACGAGGGCAGAGCCAAGCTCACCAACTTCCCCGAGAACAGCACATTTGTGGTCAACATTGGCCATCTCACCCAGAATGACTCTGGACGCTACAAGTGTGGTCTGGGCATTAGTAGCCGAGGCCTCAACTTTGATGTGAGCCTGGAGGTCGGCCAGG GTCCTGGGGTCGGAGATGACACTGAAGTCTACATAGCTGACTTGGGCGGAACAGTGACCATTAACTGCCCTTTCAAGTCCGAAAATTCTGAGAAAAGGAAGTCTGTGTGCAAGAAGACAGGCCAGCTCTGTGTCCTAGTCACTGACTCCAGTGGGTATGTGAACCCCAACTATAGCAACAGAACAGACATCGATATTGATGGTACCAGTCAAGTAACGTTCAGTTTCATTATCAAACGAATCCAGCTCAGCGATGCTGGGATATACGTCTGCCAGGCTGGGGATGATTCCAGTAACGATAAGCACAATGTTGACCTCCAAGTGCTGAAGCCTGAGCCTGAACTGCTTTATGGAGACCTGAGGGGTTCAGTGACCTTTGACTGTGCCCTGGGCTCTGAGGTGGCAGATGTGTCCAAATTTCTGTGCCgaatgagcaaaggggaagacTGCGACGTGGTCATCAACACCCTGGGGAAGAAGTCTAAGGATTTTGAGGGCAGGATCCTGCTCACTCCCAGGAGCCAAGGCTTCTTTAGTGTGCATATCACTGGCCTGAGGAAAGAGGATGCAGGGTACTACCTGTGTGGAGCCCACTCTGATGGCCAACCTCATGAAGGCTCACCCACTCAGATATGGCAACTCTTTGTCAATGAAG AGACCACGATGCCCCAGAGTCCCTCTGTGGTGAAAGGTGTGGTCGGAGGCTCCGTGGCAGTGCTTTGCCCCTACAACCCTAAGGAAACAGATAGCCTAAAGTACTGGTGTCGCTGGGAAGACACTCAAAATGGCCGCTGCCAGCAGCTGGTAGAGAGTGAGGGGCTGGTTAATGAACAGTATGAGGGCAGGCTCGCGCTATACAAAGAGCCAGGCAATGGCACCTATACAGTCCTACTCAACCAGCTCACCAATGAGGACGCTGGCTTCTACTGGTGTCTGACCAGTGGCGATACTCGCTGGAGGTCCACAGTGGAGCTCAAGATTGTCGAAG gaGAACCGAGCCTCAAGGCACCCAAGAACGTCACTGCTTGGGTGGGAGAGACTTTCAAGCTCCCCTGCCACTTCCCGTGCAAATACTACTCCTATGAGAAATACTGGTGCAAGTGGAGTAACAAAGGGTGCAAGACCCTGCCCACCCAAGATGATGGCCCCAGCCAGGCCTTCGTGAACTGTGACCAGAAGAGCCAGATAATTTCCCTGACCCTGAGCCCAGTTGCCAAGGAGGATGAAGGCTGGTACTGGTGCGGGGTGAAGGAAGGCCACCGATACGGGGAGACCATGGCTGTCTATGTGGCAGTCGAGGAGAGGGTAAGGG GGTCCCAAGATGTCAGCCAAGTGAGGGCTGCTCCTGGTGAAGAAGTAGAGTCAAGTGTCAGGaagactgagaacaaagtgaTTCAGGATCCCAGGCTTTCTGTGGAGGACAGACCAGTGAAGGATACTGGAGACCTCGCTGGTGAGAGCAGAGCATCCGTGGACACGGACAG CTCTGCGGGACAAGGCAGGAGCTCCAAAGTTCTTGTCTctaccctggtgcccctgggCCTGGTGCTGGCACTGGGGGCCGTGGTAGTGGGGGTGCTCAGAGCACGGCACAGGAAGAATGTTG ACCGGATTTCGGTTAGAAGCTACAGGACAGACATTAGCATGTCGGACTTCGAGAACTCCAGGGAATTTGGTGCCAATGACAACATGGGAGCCTCTCAAGTCACTCAGGAAACATCTCTTGGAGGAAAAGATG AGTTCAGCGCCACCACTGGGAATACCATGGAGACGGAAGAACCCAAGAAGCCCAAAAGG TCCTCCAAGGAGGAAGCTGATATGGCCTACACTGCCTTCTTGCTCCAGACCAACAACATGGCTGCCGACATCCAGGGGGCACCCAGTGAAGCCTAG
- the FCMR gene encoding fas apoptotic inhibitory molecule 3 has protein sequence MDLWLWSLCFLPVAGALRNLPEVKLEGILGSSITIECPLPQKHVRLYLCREVAESGVCSTVVSSKNFVKEEYKHRVTLKPYPDQNVFLVEVTELTKSDSGVYACGTGMKTDRGKTQQVTLSVHSEYDPFWEDELMPEPPRWFHKFLHRPMPPWFQMPAHADSLEFIPKATPPAQRTEAPPATHPSPTTRISHHLRVSRASSVAVTKPPTFLPSTTTSKTSTPGVLRRLQTASYNYHSRLHRQRAFHQGPVSGMEDQGFHILVPTALSLILLTLVGLLVKRAIQRRKALSRRVRRVAVRMRALEASQRPPQQRRRASQPPRSQNIYSACPRRARAADAAGEREAPLAGPGASAPPAAPQVMETLWLHAPSLKTSCEYVSLYYKPVAKAEDTDSDDYVNIPCLTHLSHCPPGPRPWCQ, from the exons ATGGACCTCTGGCTTTGGTCACTTTGCTTCCTGCCAG TGGCTGGGGCTCTGAGGAACCTCCCAGAAGTAAAGCTGGAGGGAATTCTGGGTAGCTCCATTACCATTGAGTGCCCGCTTCCTCAAAAGCATGTGAGGTTGTATCTGTGCCGGGAAGTGGCTGAATCTGGAGTATGTTCCACCGTCGTGTCCAGCAAGAATTTCGTCAAGGAAGAATACAAGCACCGAGTCACCCTGAAGCCATATCCAGATCAGAATGTGTTCCTAGTGGAAGTGACAGAGCTGACCAAGAGTGACAGCGGAGTCTATGCCTGTGGGACAGGCATGAAAACAGACCGGGGCAAGACCCAGCAGGTCACCCTGAGTGTCCACAGTG AGTATGACCCATTCTGGGAAGACGAGCTGATGCCTGAGCCTCCAAGATGGTTTCATAAATTTTTACATAGACCGATGCCCCCTTGGTTCCAGATGCCTGCACATGCCGATTCTCTTGAATTCATACCTAAAG CTACCCCACCAGCTCAAAGGACTGAGGCTCCTCCAGCAACCCACCCGTCCCCCACCACCCGAATCTCTCACCACCTTCGAGTTTCCAGAGCATCTTCAGTAGCAGTTACCAAGCCCCCAACCTTCCTGCCATCTACCACAACCTCAAAGACCTCAACTCCGGGGGTGCTTCGTAGGCTCCAGACGGCCAGCTACAACTACCACAGCAGGCTTCACAGGCAGAG agcCTTCCACCAAGGCCCGGTGTCTGGGATGGAAGACCAAGGATTTCACATCCTGGTGCCCACCGCCCTGAGCCTCATCCTGCTGACGCTAGTTGGACTGTTGGTGAAAAGGGCCATTCAAAGGAGGAAAG CCCTCTCCAGGCGGGTCCGCCGAGTGGCGGTGAGGATGCGCGCCCTGGAGGCGTCCCAGCGGCCCCCGCAGCAGCGGCGCCGCGCGTCGCAGCCGCCACGCTCCCAGAACATCTACAGCGCCTGCCCGCGGCGTGCTCGGGCGGCGGACGCTGCAG GTGAGCGGGAGGCTCCTCTCGCAGGCCCTGGAGCGTCAGCACCCCCGGCCGCGCCGCAG GTAATGGAAACTCTCTGGCTCCATGCCCCATCTCTGAAGACCAGCTGTGAATATGTGAGCCTCTACTACAAGCCTGTTGCCAAAGCAGAGGACACTGATTCAGATGACTATGTCAATATTCCCTGCCTGACTCACCTGTCCCACTGTCCCCCTGGGCCCAGACCTTGGTGCCAATGA